The following proteins come from a genomic window of Corallococcus sp. NCRR:
- a CDS encoding OmpP1/FadL family transporter produces MKKTLSLVAILAAGTSQAAGFQVDTHSARATGTGGAATAWLEDSSSIYYNVANMVGVKTLDITLGDTGILPSITFQRPGMEAEGQRTTLSPPPHLFIVYKPFEKAAFGVGVFTPYGARSRWEEGFSGRFRGYESSLATYYINPSFAYELHPRFRFGAGLDIARATIELTRGLDFVNSEGSIHLGGADWGSGFNIGVQAKVLDNLDMGLHYRSAIDIAFQGQADFQNIPVEFQSRLTDQKAHADVVLPSTVTAGLAYRPLDNLLLAFDASWVDWSSFAELAIRFENPEIDNPIPKRWRAKWKYSLGGEYGVTDALQVRLGLTYDPTPSPNSTLTPDLPDANRFKVSAGVGYQFKPFRADLGYQFVALADKESTAPGMPGTYSGNAHVLGLTLGFNLQ; encoded by the coding sequence ATGAAAAAGACACTCTCCCTCGTGGCGATTCTGGCGGCCGGTACCAGCCAGGCCGCGGGCTTCCAGGTCGACACCCACAGCGCTCGCGCCACCGGCACGGGCGGCGCGGCCACGGCATGGCTGGAGGACTCGTCCTCCATCTATTACAACGTGGCGAACATGGTCGGCGTGAAGACGCTGGACATCACGCTGGGCGACACGGGAATCCTCCCCAGCATCACGTTCCAGCGGCCGGGCATGGAGGCGGAAGGGCAGCGCACCACGCTGTCTCCTCCTCCGCACCTGTTCATCGTCTACAAGCCGTTCGAGAAGGCCGCGTTCGGCGTGGGCGTGTTCACGCCGTACGGCGCGCGCAGCCGCTGGGAGGAGGGCTTCAGCGGCCGCTTCCGCGGCTACGAGTCCTCGCTGGCGACGTACTACATCAACCCGTCGTTCGCGTATGAGCTGCACCCGCGCTTCCGCTTCGGCGCGGGTCTGGACATCGCGCGGGCCACCATCGAGCTGACGCGTGGCCTGGACTTCGTGAACAGCGAAGGCTCCATCCACCTGGGTGGCGCGGACTGGGGCTCCGGCTTCAACATCGGCGTGCAGGCCAAGGTGCTGGACAACCTGGACATGGGCCTGCACTACCGCAGCGCCATCGACATCGCGTTCCAGGGCCAGGCGGACTTCCAGAACATCCCGGTGGAGTTCCAGAGCCGGCTGACGGACCAGAAGGCGCACGCGGACGTCGTCCTGCCGTCCACCGTGACGGCGGGCCTGGCGTACCGGCCGCTGGACAACTTGCTGCTGGCGTTCGACGCGAGCTGGGTGGACTGGTCCTCCTTCGCGGAGCTGGCCATCCGCTTCGAGAACCCTGAAATCGACAACCCCATCCCCAAGCGCTGGCGTGCGAAGTGGAAGTACTCGCTGGGCGGTGAGTACGGCGTGACGGACGCGCTGCAGGTGCGCCTGGGCCTGACGTACGACCCGACCCCCAGCCCCAACAGCACGCTGACGCCGGACCTCCCGGACGCCAACCGCTTCAAGGTGTCCGCGGGCGTGGGCTACCAGTTCAAGCCGTTCCGCGCGGACCTGGGCTACCAGTTCGTCGCGCTGGCGGACAAGGAGAGCACGGCCCCGGGCATGCCGGGCACGTACTCCGGCAACGCGCACGTGCTGGGCCTGACGCTGGGCTTCAACCTCCAGTAA
- a CDS encoding YecA family protein: MSPSKPGRNDPCPCGSGKKYKACHAAEDRAKAAPPPTAAPAHPLKQDLEAAMSLLGDADVSRLSQALEHLGVLLQAAGPQPGLRYDDKAFSDHVGQALAKLAAQEGLDAMQARNALRVGVVRELGTRGFQEKLGAGLLAQAAKSGRTPEERRALCVGALLATAAKKTGKVRPEDNPVLDVVFDVQFREWSQKHAEVVRKYESLVADMEPEALTPEASEALRKAEAGELDALVKHVQADPALVERISREAKERAQRVETKLRDPATPSVFSPEEELWLTVVLWEPLRAMKSQPKDPEGRRQVISALLKAVKGAVDADFLEGMLERLREGAKDPAADEPTREWLTDAAIAFEAEPARLVLAALLTARQEAKGRSAEEMVALADLKALPAWTPEQLEPYRQLLEKEGRASGADRLRRAQDWLREHPVRLDAEA, from the coding sequence GTGAGCCCTTCCAAGCCCGGCCGCAACGACCCGTGCCCCTGTGGCAGCGGGAAGAAGTACAAGGCCTGTCATGCCGCCGAGGACCGCGCGAAAGCCGCGCCGCCTCCCACCGCCGCCCCCGCCCACCCGCTGAAGCAGGACCTGGAGGCGGCCATGTCGCTCCTGGGCGACGCGGACGTGTCCCGCCTGTCCCAGGCGCTGGAGCACCTGGGCGTGCTGCTCCAGGCCGCGGGGCCCCAGCCGGGCCTGCGCTATGACGACAAGGCCTTCAGCGACCACGTGGGCCAGGCGCTCGCGAAGCTGGCCGCGCAAGAAGGCCTGGACGCGATGCAGGCGCGCAACGCCTTGCGCGTGGGCGTGGTGCGGGAGCTGGGCACGCGCGGCTTCCAGGAGAAGCTGGGCGCGGGGCTGCTCGCGCAGGCGGCGAAGAGCGGCCGCACGCCGGAGGAGCGGCGCGCGCTGTGCGTGGGCGCACTCCTGGCCACGGCGGCGAAGAAGACGGGCAAGGTGCGGCCGGAGGACAACCCCGTGCTGGACGTCGTCTTCGACGTGCAGTTCCGCGAGTGGAGCCAGAAGCACGCGGAGGTGGTGCGCAAGTACGAGTCCCTGGTCGCGGACATGGAGCCGGAGGCCCTCACGCCCGAGGCGTCCGAGGCGCTGCGCAAGGCGGAGGCCGGCGAGCTGGACGCGCTGGTGAAGCACGTGCAGGCGGACCCCGCGCTGGTGGAGCGCATCTCGCGCGAGGCGAAGGAGCGCGCGCAGCGGGTGGAGACGAAGCTGCGCGACCCGGCCACGCCGTCCGTCTTCTCCCCGGAGGAGGAGCTGTGGCTCACCGTCGTGCTGTGGGAGCCCTTGCGCGCGATGAAGTCCCAGCCCAAGGACCCGGAAGGCCGGCGGCAGGTCATCTCCGCGCTCTTGAAGGCCGTGAAGGGCGCGGTGGACGCGGACTTCCTCGAAGGCATGCTGGAGCGGCTGCGCGAGGGAGCGAAGGACCCGGCGGCGGACGAGCCCACGCGCGAGTGGCTCACCGACGCGGCCATCGCCTTCGAGGCCGAGCCCGCGCGGCTGGTGCTGGCGGCGCTGCTCACCGCGCGGCAGGAGGCGAAGGGGCGCAGCGCGGAGGAGATGGTGGCGCTCGCGGACCTGAAGGCCCTGCCCGCGTGGACGCCGGAGCAGTTGGAGCCCTACCGGCAGCTCTTGGAGAAGGAGGGCCGCGCGTCCGGCGCGGACCGCCTCCGCCGCGCGCAGGACTGGCTGCGCGAGCACCCCGTGCGGCTGGACGCGGAGGCCTGA